A genomic segment from Spinacia oleracea cultivar Varoflay chromosome 3, BTI_SOV_V1, whole genome shotgun sequence encodes:
- the LOC130469890 gene encoding solute carrier family 40 member 2, chloroplastic-like has protein sequence MDHYPRVHAFNFLSFIQAISQLMSVAMIIHAHQVRYVVVSSVLLRPWFIILVFASAIERLCGLALGVAMERDWLVLLAGTNRPIALAQANAAINRIDLLCEYFNKALKLAQGDGRLPQFTPVDELSCYLSLLLQTNFLVAAEAPVAAAAESPVVAAT, from the exons ATGGATCATTACCCTAGAGTACATGCATTTAATTTTCTAAGCTTTATCCAG GCAATTTCCCAGCTGATGTCTGTGGCAATGATTATTCATGCTCATCAAGTTCGGTATGTTGTTGTGTCATCTGTTCTACTTCGTCCGTGGTTTATTATTCTTGTTTTTGCGAGTGCAATTGAGCGATTGTGTGGGTTAGCTTTGGGCGTAGCCATGGAGCGTGACTGGCTTGTACTG CTAGCTGGGACCAATCGACCTATTGCACTTGCTCAGGCTAATGCTGCTATCAATCGAATTGATCTTCTGTGTGAG TATTTTAACAAAGCTCTTAAGCTAGCTCAAGGAGATGGTCGGTTACCTCAGTTCACTCCTGTAGACGAACTGTCCTGTTACCTCAGTTTACTCCTGCAGACGAACTTCCTTGTTGCTGCAGAAGCTCCGGTTGCTGCTGCTGCAGAGTCACCTGTTGTTGCCGCTACATAG